One window of Corynebacterium sp. P3-F1 genomic DNA carries:
- a CDS encoding cadmium resistance transporter, whose translation MILTTVLQAIGLFAATNIDDIIVLSLFFARGAGQSGTTARILAGQYLGFAGILGAAILVTIGAGAFLPPAAIPYFGLIPLGIGLWAAWEAWRGDDDDDDDEAKVAGKKVGVGTVAGVTFANGGDNIGVYTPVFLSVEPLAVVAYCVIFLALVAVLVALAKFVATRPPIAEVLERWEHILFPIVLIGLGIVILVSGGAFGL comes from the coding sequence ATGATCCTCACCACGGTCTTGCAGGCGATAGGCCTGTTCGCAGCTACCAACATCGACGACATCATCGTGCTCTCCCTCTTCTTCGCGCGAGGGGCAGGCCAGAGCGGCACCACCGCCCGCATTCTGGCCGGCCAGTACCTTGGATTTGCCGGCATCCTCGGCGCCGCGATCCTTGTGACCATCGGTGCCGGAGCATTTCTGCCCCCGGCAGCCATCCCATACTTTGGTCTCATCCCTCTGGGCATCGGCCTCTGGGCCGCATGGGAGGCCTGGCGCGGAGACGATGATGACGATGACGACGAGGCCAAGGTTGCCGGCAAGAAGGTCGGCGTGGGGACAGTCGCAGGCGTCACCTTTGCCAACGGTGGCGACAACATCGGTGTCTACACCCCTGTATTCCTTAGCGTGGAACCTCTCGCAGTGGTCGCCTACTGCGTTATCTTCCTCGCGCTCGTTGCGGTCCTGGTGGCCCTGGCAAAGTTCGTCGCCACCCGCCCCCCGATCGCGGAAGTGCTCGAACGCTGGGAGCACATCCTCTTTCCCATCGTTCTCATCGGCCTCGGCATCGTGATCCTCGTCAGCGGCGGAGCCTTCGGGCTCTGA
- a CDS encoding LutB/LldF family L-lactate oxidation iron-sulfur protein produces MKVGLGNPTMPPHAPRDLGHFREHDKFQKNAKTELNNSTQRRNLNYATTQIRLKRQGVVDELDDWEALREAGSTIKRDTLARLPELLEQFEENVTKRGGHVHWARDSKEASQIVTDLIKKTGETDVVKIKSMATQEIALNDVLTENGINARETDLAELIVQLGDDFPSHIVVPAIHRNRAEIRDIFTQNMPGARQDLTAEPAELAEASRKFLREQFMKAKVAISGCNFGIAETGSVSIVESEGNGRMCLTLPETLITVMGIEKILPSYEDLGVFMQLLPRSSTGERMNPYTSIWSGVTENDGPQDFHIVLVDNGRTAALSNEIGREALKCIRCSACLNVCPVYERAGGHAYGSVYPGPIGAILTPQLAGMDSADDVTASLPYASSLCGRCDEVCPVKIPITDVLLEMRHQKVENHRPAIEGAMFSAIGQVWGHSKLWDKSVRMVAAGRILGGFNGVINKMPPPISGWTDYRDVAVPPKKSFRQWFETDEAKSLLSEARAKGVETHTAPDHLGTAAAESDPEESWTRYNRKEDQ; encoded by the coding sequence CACCACGCAGATCCGCCTGAAGCGCCAGGGCGTCGTCGACGAGCTCGACGATTGGGAAGCACTGCGTGAAGCTGGTTCCACCATCAAGCGCGACACCCTCGCCCGCCTCCCGGAGCTGCTGGAGCAGTTCGAGGAGAACGTGACCAAGCGCGGCGGCCATGTCCACTGGGCTCGTGACTCCAAGGAAGCGTCGCAGATCGTCACCGACCTGATCAAGAAGACCGGTGAGACCGATGTAGTGAAGATCAAGTCGATGGCCACCCAGGAGATCGCGCTGAACGATGTCTTGACGGAAAACGGCATCAACGCACGCGAGACGGACCTCGCCGAGCTCATCGTCCAGCTTGGCGACGACTTCCCGTCCCACATCGTCGTCCCCGCCATCCACCGCAACCGTGCGGAGATCCGCGACATCTTCACCCAGAACATGCCGGGTGCCCGCCAGGACCTCACCGCGGAGCCGGCTGAGCTTGCAGAGGCATCCCGTAAATTCCTGCGCGAGCAGTTCATGAAGGCCAAGGTGGCCATTTCCGGCTGCAACTTCGGCATCGCGGAGACCGGCTCGGTCTCCATCGTCGAGTCCGAGGGTAACGGCCGCATGTGCCTGACCCTGCCGGAGACCCTGATCACCGTCATGGGCATCGAGAAGATCCTGCCCTCCTACGAGGATCTGGGTGTGTTCATGCAGCTACTGCCGCGGTCGTCGACAGGCGAGCGCATGAACCCGTACACCTCGATCTGGTCGGGCGTGACGGAGAACGACGGCCCGCAGGACTTCCACATTGTCTTGGTGGACAACGGCCGCACCGCCGCCCTGTCCAACGAGATCGGCCGCGAGGCACTGAAGTGCATCCGCTGCTCCGCCTGCCTGAACGTCTGCCCGGTCTACGAGCGCGCGGGCGGCCACGCCTACGGCTCGGTCTACCCGGGCCCGATCGGCGCGATCCTCACCCCGCAGCTCGCCGGCATGGACTCCGCCGACGACGTCACCGCGTCCTTGCCGTACGCGTCCTCCCTGTGCGGGCGTTGCGACGAAGTCTGTCCGGTGAAGATCCCCATCACCGACGTCCTGCTGGAGATGCGCCACCAGAAGGTGGAGAACCACCGTCCGGCGATCGAGGGCGCCATGTTCTCCGCCATCGGCCAGGTGTGGGGTCACTCCAAGCTGTGGGACAAGTCGGTGCGCATGGTCGCTGCCGGCCGCATCCTCGGCGGTTTCAACGGCGTGATCAACAAGATGCCGCCGCCGATCTCGGGCTGGACGGACTACCGCGATGTCGCAGTGCCGCCGAAGAAGTCCTTCCGTCAGTGGTTCGAGACGGATGAGGCAAAGTCCCTGCTCTCCGAGGCCCGCGCGAAGGGCGTGGAAACCCACACTGCTCCGGACCACCTGGGCACCGCTGCTGCCGAGTCCGACCCTGAGGAGTCCTGGACCCGCTACAACCGCAAGGAGGACCAGTAA
- a CDS encoding helix-turn-helix transcriptional regulator — protein MLTIASRLDVMNRLGRALADPTRSRIILTLLDHPAYPAELARALDLTRPNVSNHLACLRDCGIVVSEPEGRRTRYEIADPHLAQALTTLVDATLAVDEDAPCIDPACSLPGCDVAGEGA, from the coding sequence ATGCTGACTATTGCTTCACGTCTCGACGTGATGAACCGCCTGGGTCGTGCACTAGCCGACCCCACTCGATCGCGGATCATCTTGACCCTGCTCGACCATCCCGCTTACCCGGCGGAACTGGCTCGAGCTTTGGACCTGACACGCCCGAATGTGTCCAACCACCTGGCATGCCTGCGCGATTGCGGGATCGTCGTCTCCGAGCCCGAGGGGCGTCGGACACGATACGAGATCGCCGATCCGCACCTGGCGCAAGCGCTGACGACGCTGGTCGATGCCACCCTGGCAGTAGACGAAGACGCCCCGTGCATAGATCCCGCCTGCTCGCTTCCCGGATGCGACGTAGCTGGGGAGGGCGCATGA
- a CDS encoding CPBP family intramembrane glutamic endopeptidase, with product MNNRELDPLSVRPQLKDMLVGVVAMVAVYALLIGSAFGLKGLDLGGMVRSLLPVLVILALAIPTVALVVYMKRRGLPLGLRPLGRRGWHLVWQVPLAIVASAACTSIVAPLLSVESSDPSSPVGAGSAFVLFTLGAYLLIGPFLEELVFRRLLMGYLDTVMPAAASVLLTSLVFGLMHIAPAAIVYTFFAGLAFALVTRWHRSLWAGFILHMCNNILVQLIVLAGV from the coding sequence ATGAATAACAGAGAGCTGGATCCGCTGAGCGTCCGCCCGCAACTGAAGGACATGCTCGTCGGCGTCGTCGCGATGGTGGCGGTCTACGCGCTGCTGATCGGTTCTGCATTCGGCTTGAAGGGCCTCGACCTCGGCGGCATGGTCAGGTCGCTCCTGCCGGTGCTGGTCATCCTTGCTCTGGCGATTCCTACCGTTGCGCTGGTCGTGTACATGAAGCGCCGCGGGCTCCCGCTCGGGCTCCGGCCGCTGGGTAGGCGCGGATGGCATCTTGTGTGGCAGGTTCCGCTCGCGATCGTCGCGTCTGCGGCCTGCACGTCGATTGTCGCCCCGCTGCTCAGTGTCGAATCATCCGACCCGTCGAGTCCGGTCGGTGCAGGCAGCGCGTTCGTCCTGTTCACACTGGGTGCGTATCTGCTGATCGGCCCGTTTCTGGAGGAGCTCGTGTTCCGCCGCCTCCTCATGGGGTACCTGGACACCGTGATGCCGGCGGCCGCCAGCGTGCTGTTGACTTCGCTGGTGTTCGGACTAATGCACATCGCACCGGCCGCCATCGTCTACACGTTCTTCGCTGGTCTCGCGTTCGCGCTGGTGACCCGCTGGCACCGTTCGCTGTGGGCGGGCTTCATCCTGCACATGTGCAACAACATCCTGGTGCAGCTGATCGTCCTCGCCGGCGTGTAA
- a CDS encoding DMT family transporter — protein sequence MAHTNNTVDLRPVALVLVGSLGIQASAMVSSTLFAELGTVTVSTFRLVVAAVIMLVAFRPAVRTFTRQRWINAGIYGIAMAAMNQFYFAAVDRLPLGVVVTLDFLGPCVVSFLGLKHWAERGWAMIAFIGVVLIAGPSSGIDPVGLIYGFLAGAFFAAYTVFAERVGKAEGGGLADLAISVAVAGLVTLPIAAPRLIDVSPNSWLILTLAALIGVVIPYVADTLAARLTSAQVVGTLFALDPVLGSLLGWLFMGDELTARMLIGIPMVSLAGAVITWRSTPRDEAGGSAVRAQVQE from the coding sequence GTGGCGCACACGAACAATACGGTGGATCTGCGGCCTGTCGCGCTCGTGCTTGTCGGCTCGCTGGGCATCCAGGCTTCGGCGATGGTCTCGTCCACGCTCTTTGCGGAGCTGGGCACCGTGACTGTGTCCACGTTCCGTCTGGTCGTCGCCGCGGTGATCATGCTCGTGGCGTTCCGTCCGGCGGTGCGCACCTTCACGCGGCAGCGCTGGATCAACGCGGGGATCTACGGGATCGCCATGGCCGCGATGAACCAGTTCTACTTCGCGGCGGTCGACCGTCTTCCGCTGGGCGTGGTAGTCACGCTCGATTTCCTCGGCCCGTGCGTCGTCTCCTTTCTGGGCCTCAAGCATTGGGCTGAGCGCGGTTGGGCAATGATCGCCTTCATCGGGGTCGTGCTCATCGCGGGGCCATCGTCCGGCATTGACCCGGTCGGTCTCATCTACGGTTTCCTCGCCGGCGCATTCTTCGCCGCCTACACCGTCTTCGCGGAACGCGTGGGCAAGGCAGAGGGCGGCGGGCTCGCCGACCTCGCCATTTCGGTCGCGGTCGCAGGGCTTGTCACTCTCCCCATTGCGGCGCCAAGGCTTATCGACGTCTCCCCCAACTCCTGGCTCATCCTCACCCTCGCCGCACTCATCGGTGTGGTGATCCCCTACGTCGCCGACACTTTGGCGGCGCGGCTCACATCGGCTCAGGTCGTCGGCACGCTCTTTGCTCTTGATCCCGTGCTCGGGTCGCTCCTCGGCTGGCTGTTCATGGGCGACGAGCTGACTGCCCGCATGCTCATAGGCATCCCCATGGTCTCGCTCGCCGGCGCCGTGATCACGTGGCGCTCCACGCCCCGCGACGAGGCCGGCGGTTCCGCTGTCAGGGCGCAGGTGCAGGAATGA
- a CDS encoding lactate utilization protein C gives MGTAKEDILARIRNAHKLADSPASVEHAHDYRTESPLNRDELREMLIDRLVDYKADVKTVSADELGGAIVDILRERNAKEIRYPQGLDAALFDAFDGNAVPDDVTTNPRELNDVDAVVTGSVVSSAQTGTICLQSEGGTGECGRRALSLVPDCHVCIVRMDSVVYGVPEMFAKLNPELPTTLISGPSATSDIELVRVEGVHGPRDLIVIVVD, from the coding sequence ATGGGTACCGCTAAGGAAGACATCCTCGCCCGGATCCGTAACGCGCACAAGCTGGCCGACTCTCCTGCCAGCGTCGAGCACGCCCACGATTACCGCACCGAGTCCCCGCTGAACCGCGACGAGCTCCGCGAGATGCTCATCGACCGTCTCGTGGACTACAAGGCAGACGTCAAGACTGTCTCCGCGGACGAGCTGGGCGGCGCGATCGTGGACATCCTGCGCGAGCGCAACGCCAAGGAGATCCGCTACCCACAGGGCCTCGATGCCGCACTGTTCGACGCGTTCGACGGTAACGCTGTGCCGGACGATGTCACGACGAACCCGCGTGAGCTTAACGACGTCGACGCCGTGGTCACCGGATCCGTCGTCTCCTCCGCTCAGACCGGCACCATCTGCCTCCAGTCTGAAGGCGGCACGGGTGAATGCGGCCGCCGCGCGCTGAGCCTGGTTCCCGACTGTCACGTGTGCATCGTGCGCATGGATTCGGTGGTCTACGGAGTTCCAGAGATGTTTGCCAAGCTCAACCCGGAGCTGCCTACCACGCTGATTTCCGGCCCGTCGGCCACCTCGGACATCGAGCTCGTCCGCGTCGAGGGCGTGCACGGTCCCCGCGACCTGATCGTCATCGTCGTCGACTAG
- a CDS encoding VOC family protein: MNRQIVFIVYVSDIDVSVDFYRDLLDLESAFTSPRYVTFALADGVSLALWTGNSDALEAAGTRTTEVCLNVPADDVIPTFEKWEGKGVTVLREPYEEVFGTTFIVADPDGNFIRVAPID, translated from the coding sequence GTGAACCGCCAGATCGTCTTCATCGTCTACGTCTCCGACATCGACGTATCCGTCGACTTCTACCGCGATCTCCTCGACCTGGAATCCGCCTTCACCTCACCCCGTTACGTCACGTTTGCGCTGGCGGATGGCGTGTCCCTGGCTCTGTGGACCGGAAACTCCGACGCCCTTGAAGCCGCGGGCACCCGCACCACCGAGGTGTGCCTCAATGTTCCCGCCGACGATGTCATTCCGACTTTTGAAAAATGGGAAGGAAAAGGTGTGACCGTCCTCCGCGAACCGTACGAAGAAGTCTTCGGCACCACCTTCATCGTCGCCGACCCCGACGGCAACTTCATCCGCGTCGCCCCGATTGACTAG
- a CDS encoding alpha/beta fold hydrolase, which yields MAHKHTSGSLLAAAVAAAALSVAPSASTVAQAQPAAPAVKWEPCPATVDAPGAQCGRVPVPMRYGDPNSPEISVGFVRVPAAQPSAKRGVLFGNPGGPGGDGYTYVGSNAVGFQWPKEIRNEWDMVAVQPRGLRHSTPLNCEPEAPANQLEAVRSEIDNVVNAGAASRKMCQKGNPGLPESLTTENNARDWETVRRALGYDKISIMGLSYGTYLGSAYATMYPQHTEKVVLDSAMNPDQQWNDLVNEQQGGYERALHDYFDFIARNDATYHMGDTPLKAYQYWSAKVVEQSGTNPTVVPPPARVGDLPPGLEFAGQAGADAITATGKVRVEAEGIVSRMLKPGATQLKSPLVGAAKQIIPSPGDWDTLARMTNGTLGEQEGGFSEAMTKEIVESERARTNLLFVQICNENVTPPNYALIPRTLWSNQMSQDVFTAPNALISSGMACNGAAPVTGRLPLNGAALTTRPLQINSTGDPQTTYSGRGVIHHEMGTQLVTVHGPGHGHVARGNATVDKIVVDYLRTGKITQFDAPGYFNQQR from the coding sequence TTGGCCCACAAACACACAAGCGGTTCACTTCTTGCAGCTGCCGTTGCGGCTGCGGCCCTCTCAGTAGCTCCGTCGGCGTCCACCGTCGCGCAGGCACAGCCCGCGGCTCCCGCCGTGAAGTGGGAACCGTGCCCGGCCACCGTCGATGCTCCCGGTGCCCAGTGCGGCCGCGTTCCGGTGCCGATGCGTTACGGCGACCCGAACAGCCCGGAGATCTCCGTCGGATTTGTCCGCGTCCCCGCCGCCCAGCCGTCGGCAAAGCGCGGCGTCCTCTTCGGTAACCCCGGAGGACCTGGCGGGGACGGCTACACCTACGTCGGTTCGAACGCCGTTGGGTTCCAGTGGCCGAAAGAGATCCGCAACGAGTGGGACATGGTTGCCGTGCAGCCCCGCGGTCTGCGCCACTCCACCCCGCTGAACTGCGAGCCGGAAGCGCCCGCTAACCAGCTTGAAGCCGTGCGCAGCGAAATCGACAACGTTGTCAACGCCGGTGCCGCCTCCCGGAAGATGTGCCAGAAGGGCAACCCGGGACTGCCCGAAAGCTTGACTACCGAGAACAACGCCCGCGACTGGGAGACCGTCCGCCGAGCACTCGGCTACGACAAAATCTCCATCATGGGGTTGTCCTACGGCACCTACCTCGGCTCCGCCTACGCCACGATGTACCCGCAGCACACCGAAAAGGTCGTGCTCGACTCCGCGATGAACCCCGACCAGCAGTGGAACGACCTGGTCAACGAGCAGCAGGGCGGCTACGAGCGCGCGCTGCACGACTACTTTGACTTCATCGCCCGCAATGACGCCACCTACCACATGGGCGACACCCCGCTGAAGGCGTACCAGTACTGGTCCGCCAAGGTCGTGGAGCAGTCTGGGACCAACCCGACGGTGGTGCCGCCGCCGGCACGTGTCGGCGACCTCCCGCCTGGACTGGAGTTCGCCGGCCAAGCTGGTGCGGACGCAATCACTGCGACGGGCAAGGTCCGCGTCGAGGCCGAGGGCATTGTCAGCCGGATGCTCAAGCCGGGCGCGACCCAGTTGAAATCCCCGCTCGTCGGCGCGGCGAAGCAGATCATTCCCTCCCCGGGGGACTGGGACACGCTCGCCCGCATGACCAACGGCACCCTCGGTGAACAGGAGGGCGGCTTCTCCGAGGCCATGACCAAGGAAATCGTCGAGTCAGAGCGCGCACGCACCAACCTGCTATTCGTGCAGATCTGCAACGAGAACGTCACTCCGCCGAACTACGCGCTGATCCCGCGCACACTCTGGTCGAACCAGATGTCGCAGGATGTGTTCACCGCCCCGAATGCGCTGATCTCCAGCGGCATGGCCTGCAACGGCGCTGCCCCGGTCACCGGTCGTCTGCCGTTGAACGGTGCTGCTCTGACTACGCGCCCGCTGCAGATCAACTCCACCGGCGACCCACAGACCACCTACTCCGGCCGCGGTGTCATCCACCACGAGATGGGCACGCAGCTGGTCACGGTTCACGGCCCCGGCCACGGACACGTCGCCCGCGGTAACGCCACCGTGGACAAGATCGTCGTCGACTACCTGCGCACCGGCAAGATCACCCAGTTCGACGCGCCCGGCTACTTCAACCAGCAGCGGTAG